atacaaatgtagtgatccaaagggacacatgcacccgaatgtttatagcagcaatgtccacaatagccaaactatggaaagaacctagatgtccatcaacagatgaatggatcaagaagatgtggtatatatacacaatggaatactatgcagccatcaaaagaaatgaaatcttgccatttgcaacaacatggatggaactagagcgtatcatgcttagcgaaataagtcaagcagagaaagacaactatcatatgatctccctgatatgaggaagtggtgatgcaacatggaggcttaagtgggtagaagaataaatgaaacaagatgggattgggagggagacaaaccataagtgactcttaatctcacaaaacaaactgagggttgccggggggagggggttggggagaagggggtgggattatggacattggggagggtatgtgatttggtgagtgctgtgaagtgtgtaaacctggtgattcacagacctggggataaaaatatatgtatataaaaaatatatgtttataaaaaataaaaaataaaaaaataaaaaaaaaaaaaaaaaaattatgagattaGAAATGAGCTAAATAGAGAAGCAGAATACATTCCAAATTCAAGACCAAACAGTTGTCCCTCCGGTTTCAATTTGGGTAACAACATAATTGGGATCAAAATCAAGAAGAGCACTCAGCACCACAGTTTCCgacttaaaaattatgtttacttATGAGAGCCTCTGGTCACAGTAAAAtgctcaatttatttttattacaaagacAGTTTTAAATCAAATCAGCAAAGCACAACTGTAAAATTatcataacatttctttttatctaaCTCCTAATTTAAAATCCAATGATGCtgtatttgaggggaaaaaaaggtctaaaatttatttataaattagttaATAGGCTTCAACCAACGTAAAGGTTTCATTGAACAAATGCCAGAGAAGAGTAAGAGAATTTTGAAGACATCCATTTCcaaaatataaactaaatttaTGATTTCTTTGTTCTAGTCTGTTTAAAACACTGTAGTGACCATTTTAAGAGAATAATTCATTTTGCATGTTCACAATGTAAATACtaaagtatttcattttacctttcaacagacatttctggaaaTGCTTAATTTTACCGTGTGAAAAATTTCAGCTTCCTTCAAAAAAAGATCTTTGACTcacattttataataaaccagaACTGCTGCTCTCCAACATTTGAAAACTTCCAAAAAGATTTGAAGAAACTGGATCTACTTTAAGATGTATATGAACaaagatttcaaaaatattatctgTTCTGTGAAGCTCAATTCTCTAGCCACTGTTTATGAGAAATGAACTTTTTCAAACCAAGTCAAGTCTGGTTTAGGCAGCGGTTTGCTTCCTATTGACAGGctaaacttttttcctttctctttacaaTCTTAATAGCTCTAAACACATTAATCTTATTTATTGCCGAGCAATGCCCCTACTACCATCTGCTTCTGCTAGTATTCCATCTGAAAATATAATTCTCTCTTAACATATTCGGCTCCAGTAATTTGTgttctgagtattttattttaaagtaagtacATGAGAAGGGGGCATTAGTGAGAATAAACTTGATCagctaaataattatttatacaaAGCTTATAAACAAAATCACTAACTGAATTATGAAAGCcaattctacaaatattttgaatttctgcTCTCCTATTCAGCTGCCAAAATTCCAACTGATATTTCAGTAATGAACAATTTTAACAAGCAGTACTTTCAGTCCGttcaaaatgtttttgtattttagctCCAGATGGAGTATTGGTTTAGTTGGGTGAATGAGTATAATCCAGAATGATttcttattaaattataaaatgcatattattttggatttggaaatcagaaaaataatttctatcatCAAATGCCATGGAGAGCCATGAAATTACTTTGTAACTATGTATCCAATCCTATAAAATTTTACTTGCATATTATATAAGATTTCAATTACATACATTGATGAAATCAATAggatttaaaagcaaaaagttCCCTCTTACAATTCTTTGCTACTAAATTTTTAGCTAAGAATCAAAGTGTTCTTTACCTTATATTAACCTATTAGTTGTTTGTGATAgcattttttaacaaattgagATGTTCAACCATAATAAATTATAGTAATTCAAAATCTAAGTTACAAGACAGGAAATTTTAAATAGTATTAGAAATATATGATTATGCAAGATGCCCCCTTTTCAACCATCTTTTCCtaaataccttttcttttcatAGGTCCTACATACTAGCATTATCAGCAAAAATAACATAATATCATTCATTAATATACCTTTTCTTTGTCAAATGTCAATTTGCTTTAGAagtttaataaaatcaaagattAAACAACTGAAACACTagttttctattcattttctccAATCTTCTCTAGAAATCTCCCCAAActgcattttaattttccctCCATAATACATTACTATGATTCACCAGCAGTAAACCATATCAGATTACAACTACTACCAGTCTCTAAAATGGCTCATTCAAATCTTTAAGATCTTTTACTATATGACTGTGGTAAACATGTCCATTAATATTAATCTTACATCCCTTTACACTTTTCCTTTACACAAcagtccttccttccccttcaaaGACAAGTCTGTCACAACAGTTTGAATACTTTCTTTTTATGCTATGTCCAGcattcttagatattttatattcaaataaatCCTGAACTATGTTAAGTCTCATCACAaattttttctttactaaaaatGAGGCCATTAAAAAGACTGTAATGGTTTCAGATTactcttttataaattttcttagcCAAGCTTTTAAGAGATAGCCAAATCACTAATATTAACactcataaaaaaatatatagctgaCTATTCCAAATGTGATTGAGTATAGAAACATATATACTATGTTTCTATAGTAGTCCACTAGTCTACTAGACCACTAGTCTACTAGTCCACTATTAGTGGACTGCacttaaaagtaattaaatgtTTGGAACTTCTGCACCACTGTCTCCcaaattcaaaaaaatgaaaccccACAGTAACTTACCTTAGAAACAACATAACCTTTCACACTATTAACACAACTTTAAGATGTTCATTGAAAGGCTACTTAAACAAAAGTGGATCATAGaagaccaatttttaaaaatattttaatgcacaTATGCAGTGCCATGAACCTTACTCAGTTTTCTAATGTTGTGGTTATGACTGAGTAAAATTTACATGCTGGGtctattaaatacattttcataatAACTTTCATTTCTTGATCCATTTGCAAGATGAAAACTCCAGGTCCCACTTCAGTCGGCTTTCTAATCTCTACTTAGCACTTTTGTTATTCCGGGCCACTAAGAAACTGCAGCCTGGGAGAGAGTAATTCCAGTTCCACTACTAAACTGATCAAGGTCATGGGTTGTCTATTCATGGAGACCCACAATGATACCCATTTACAGTTCTCATTATCTTCCAAAAAGAAGGAACTCTCTTTCAAATGTTTATACTTGGCTTCCTTGTAGGAAGAGCCTAGTTTATGTGCAACCAAACATAAAATAGTTACATTGCTGATCTTGTCATTTAATTTTGCAATGCACTCTTAAAAAACTAATCTAAAAATGTCACTTTCAGACTTAAAAAGCTGTATCTATCTCAAAACTCAAGATTAAAACTTTAGCTCCTTTCATGTTTCcaataatgcttttaaaaacaagatcTTATAGAAAGTAGAATGAACAAATGAGCCAGTCACAAGTTAAAATTAAACAACCCTTTTCAAAATCAAAACCCAAGAAACAATAATTAATTAGGGAGTTTCCAACTTGTTACAATCACTCACACTTTTCCTTTATCATAACACCATATGCCTTTATACTGAGTACTTGTTCCTTCTCCTTTGGTGAGTTGGGGATGTAGATTCAGAGATTTTGTCTTAATTCCTAAATTAATTTTGTCTTGATTCCTAAATTCTGTGCATATTCACTTCACCACATATGACAATAATTTTGACTGCAACTGCTTTGATAAGTTATTTACAATTCTCACCAACCAATGGAAGCTGTCTGATTTTATGAGTTACTAAAGAAAAGATTTAATATACAAACACAAAGATTAGCCATCTTTTTCCTAGATTGGGAATGTAAACAGAAGTTCACCACAGTGGTCTGTTAAGTTATTTATTAATTGTTCCACAATAGTACTAAAGTTCATACCAAACCAAAGTACCTAAAGACGTCTGAACTGGAAGAATGACAGAATGAGAAGTTTTTCAAAGCTCTCCTTTACCCTTCTAGTTACTTAAATTCTTCAGGACCCCTGTCAATGTTGGAGTAAATCTATATTCCCTATTTTCCTGCAAACctattcctttccttcccctattttAACATAGTCCTTACCTCCCTTAACACACAACGTCTGCCCATTATTCTTTTACTCCCTacaaacacaggaaacaaaattttCCCCGTGGAGTGTAAGATCCAAATCATTACATTTTTCTCCAGCTGTTTATCTACATTTCCCAAGAGATACCTATCTCAACATGTAACAACATACTTTTCAAGGCTTATCTTGCACAGTGTATTTCAACCTAGCTAGTCACACTCAGGCTATATGAAGCAGAGTTTTTATGTTATTAGGAACTCAATTATTCTTCTTTCTAGGCAAAAAGGTATGGCTTGGTTGTGGGCTTTCATTTTTGCCAATATTCATGCTTATGTGGGAAGCCACTCCTGTGCAGCTGAAGCAGCACAGTGGTTGACTGTAGTATGATACACTGTTAACACATTTCTTTGTTGATGGAAAATACTGAACTATTGTCAGGTCTAGCATCTCTATGGCACTTATTATCAGATGAGAAACTGCACATAATTAGACTCAACTCATGATTTGAGTAGCTTACCATAAAACTTTATGGCCTTATGTAACCTAAATGTGTTCTATAAATTCTAAGTAATTAAACTGCATATAAAGAAACTTTTAACTACTCTTAATATCTGATGCTTTTTTAGTTTAGGTATCcactatttgtaaaataaaatttcagtatttAGGCAGTATTCtaaggcagggatttttttttttttttaagtttattttttttagtaatctctgcatacccaatatggggctcaaactcatgatcctgagattaagaattgcATGCTATTCCCGCTGAGCTGGCCAGGGGCCCCAAGGCAGGGATTCTTAACCTAAGTTCCACAGGTTAAGAATTTTTAATTGGGAGGTTTCTTTTGGGAGGGGGGTCGTCCTTGTGAGCGTACAGAAAAGCGCCTATATTTTCACATGCAAATGTATTTCTAATGAATGGGAGTGGGATGATACCAATTCTGTCATCTGCTCCCCAAGGAATCTGTAACCCTAAAAACGTTATCGCCAGAGTGAGCCCAAGGCTTATCGAAAATTTAAATAGAATCTACTCAAGTTAGTCATTCACAAGCAGTCAATACTTTTTTCAAAAAGCAGAACAGGTACacagaaggaaataatttaaaaagtgtatGTCCTCTATAGCTTAATCTCTTTTTAAACTCACTGTAATCTCAAAGGATTTATCTCAGAGTTTTTTGATCAAAGGTAAGACAACAGAATTCCCGGTGCTGTTTTCATGCTAATGTTCAAGTAATCAATTATTAAGAATGTAAATAACATAACAAGTAGAAATAACACAATTTTTTCCCTCAAAACCCATGAGGAACTACAAGAAGATTAGCAAACCACCACAGATCCTCTTCTGTGGTAAGGGATCCCATAACAAGAATATCCACAGAGTGCGCCAGCCTCACACAACACCATGCATGGGTCACATAGCACTAACAATCTtgcagcacattttaaaaatcaaaatctagTCATTATGGATTAGAAAAACATGAATACCACAAAACtcaaaaaatgataatattcagaTGTAGTTTACTctaaaaatctctctctcaagttCAGAACCTTTTTTCTAACGGAAGTTCTTCAGTTTAACAAGACCTATGAATCTGGAAATTAAGGATTGTATATGCCCTCATGAGGTCATATTGCTCAAAGTCACCCAGTTCACCCAATTCAGGCTTAAATGCTACTAATTACAAGTAAACTACAAAACTCCACATAGCAGGAAGGAACAAAGTTTTGCCCTTCTTACTTGATTAGTGCAATACATAAAACTAAATGTGAGGTAGAAATATTTGTATCATtgttcacaattttaaaatattaaaaattttagatacAGGAGTGCTTGGCAGACTACTTGATCTAGGgattgagttcaagccccaagttaggtgtagagcctactaaaaaaaaattgttttaagtacaGATTTTCTTCCACGtatttctgctctcatttttGAATTACCACACAAATTAGAGACTAGCAACTACTAAAATTATGGCAGACTTCATCCTGAATGTACAACAACACAATAGTTTCCTGTTTCAtgtccaaatattttaaaagtaaaaacctTAATTTAACAAAGATCATATTCAGATAAGGACATTCCATGGATAGAAactaaggtgggggggggggtaggtgggttaaaaaaaaaaaaaagttagctagAATGGAGAAGTCAACTGTGCagagaaatcaagacttggacttGAAAGCAGACTCAGTGAGATTCTGCTTGGCAGTCTTGTTCAAGAAAATGACCAAATCTAGGAAATGACCTTGGCAAAGAAAGAACTAATTTACTTCTCATAATCCTGTGGGCCCAGGAGTAGATATTTCTCTACAGAAAAATCCATGTTTATGCTTAATATAATTTACCATTTCCCTACAATAGTatcatatgccaaaaaaaaaaagcgcaaAGTTTCAAAGACTTATTCCACCCACTAATATTTTTACTCCTTAATTCAACATTTATAGCCACTGAATTTCAAAGCACAATTTTCTGATTTTACATAGCCACTTACAATTAAAAGACACTTCCAAACATCTCTTCTGCATCTCTAATATTTATATGTCTTACTTCTCTCCTTCCGCTATCTATACTTTCAACCTTTTAAAACATGGTTAAACTATGACTAATACTTTTTAATTCCTACTAAAAATGCTCAAGGCCATTTTTTTGTGTCATACTGTTATCTTATTACAACCTTCTTGAGACAAAAAGGATCCATCTAGAACCAAAAGATACTGGAATCTGATTTTAAATGAGGTCTCAATAAATACTCTctctggtataatatttagaatagGTAAACCCATTTCAACAAAACATGTTCTGATTTACATAATATTCAATTTCTACacttccatatatatatagtgcACCTCACAGAAAATACTCACCCAGTTTTCACATAAAATAAACctagaaatatgaaaatacttgagttcaaaaaaaagaaaaacaccccaCAATAAAAATACAAGTCCCTAAAATTCAGTTTCATAACACCAATgtgaattattttagaaaatgtagttaataaaaaaaaaaaaaacctgaaaaatgttACTGGATATTAAGTGATatctcctttcttcattttgtgaTTAACAGGTCTTTTATTGGTAGTAAACTAGAGCAAACAATCAGAATAATACATATGCAGTATTCAGTACACAcaataaaagttaaagaaattcaaAACCTGTATAAAACAAACACTGGAGAAAAATCATACAGCTTAAGAGATACAGTGGTAAAGGTCCTCTCCATCCTTTGATTACAGCTTGTACTCTGTACCCAATAGAACTTACCGCACTTaccaaaataagaaatacagacTTTTTAGTATTGAGTGTATTTAAAAGGATTAAACACATTTTCTAAGAAACTTGAAATGACAAATAGGTGACCCTTTAGCTGGTAAGCAGACTTAAGGGAGGAAAGTGGGGAAAGGAAATTAACTAATATTTTGTaaccatttttaataatttcttattttccaaacACTGCTTTCATAACAGAAGTGTTTTACACTTGCACAATATTAATTACTTTATTATACATGGAAGCCTGTGGTAGGCTGATTACACAATAAGACTGCAAACAACCAGTGGTACTTTTCTGACGTCAGAAGAGTACATAAGACTGAAACATCACCGAAAGTACATAAAAAACTCATCAGCATAAACatcaaagtacattaaaaaatataatcaggaaaaaaatacaattgcTAAAAAGTGGTTTAGAGCAGAGCTACTGTCTTATCAGTAGCTTCAAATGGCAATTAGCGTTCATAGCAAGTTTTGATGACTTTACAAGACCCCTGTACAATACTGACTAATGCacccttttaaaatgtacattaaagGCTGCAATTACACAAAGAGGTTCTGATGTCATTACTAAATGCAGACACTCTTCTCCCTCACATTAGGAAAAAAGTCACCGGTTGGAATTACAACCTTAGTAATATCTATAGCTCAGAGTATGTGGGGCTTTATTATACATGGAAAtctgtatgcattttatttttttaaaaaggtacgtGGGGGTTATTTATCCCAGTGTTTAGTATTTGAATGCCATAAGGCATATAAAATGCCTAATGAATTACCTAATGGAATGTAAATCATTCTAAAATTGAAACTGTCCAGATAGAAGAGGAAACAAGGCAGGCTCAGAACTCTAAGAAAGAGGGTAGgtcaagaacaagaacaaaaaacagaagtgTGGGTGACATGTAATAACACAGACTAGAGAACAATGTTTTAAGCCATGTATAATAAATAACGCATACCccaaatttcaaagaattatgTAATTCCAACTTGGGTTCTAATACTGGTACCAATGAACCACTCAGTCATCAACACTGCCAGATATCATTAACTTCTACTGGAACTACAGCCTTGTTACAGTTGGGATGAGagggtgctattttttttttcttcttttattaaagcTATCATTCCAGGCTTTGATCAAAGATCCAAGAATATTTGTTCTACCAGGCTGGAATGAACGGTTTGGAAGTTCAGAGTACATTTAAAAGCTGCAACAAAATATAGGTAGCCAACATCTCAGAATTTTGGATCAGCCTAGATGGAGACAGCAATTTGAAATGTTTTCGATCCCTtacttaaaaatgatgaaatgtttATCAGCCCAGATAGAGCAATTTGAAATGTTTTCGATCCCTTACTTAAATGATGAAATGTATATCATACTATCTGTAAATTGGATATTCCATTACAGTGATAACGTACAGAATTCCCATGCGTTATTACACTTTCCTGAGAGTAAAGCAATTAGAATAACCTTAATCCTAGCAACAAAgttttttttgtgtattttttgttttgttttttttttgtaaagtttttttgttttttgttggttttttttttttttttgcatttaaaactttTGGGCTATTCCCTGACGATCTATACATGTAAATTTGATTGCTAAACATTGTCACTTTGAATGTCAAACTATTTTTAATCTATTGATTTTGATTAAAAATCATAATACAAACAGCTAAAATCACGCtaacaaaataaactaaatatgaAAAGTTGCATTGAAAGGGCATTACATTATTCTTAATAGGATCGTGTAGAAACATTCCAATGGCAGTgttctcaaaataaaacaaaattacattAGACCTCCAGCCTGGTCACTTTTGGGACCTTACCTGTAACTTTGGCTGGTGGGTGTCTTTACTCTTGTACTACATGGCTCACTTACATCAGACATCATATTTGTATACCCTGAGAAATCTGACACTGAAGTCCTTACTCTATGGTCCACTTCTCCATTAGAGTTAGTGATGAAGGTCATTGGCACCCTGCTGCCCGACTTAAACTGAGAACCAAACGCTTGTGCAAAGTTCTCAATCTGGTACGTTGTTCTAGGCTCTATGTCTTTCTGAGGATCTATCTGGCTAGCTAACTCCTGAGATGGAATCTGAAAGCTTGTTGAGGACTCTAAATTTTTCTGTTGTTCCTTCTGGCTAGTCAATTTCTGAGATGAGGACTGGAAGGCTGATGAAGTCTCTAAATTCTTCTGAGAATCTATCAGATCATCCAGCTCCTGGGAAGGTGTCAACTGCTGATGTGTAGCATCCAAAGCAGATAAATAAAGACCTGGTTGAGATCCAAACAACATCCCAAAAGGAGGCTTTGGCAATGAAGATGGCAACACTGAGGTAACAGATTGGCCGAAACCACACTCCAAAGGAGATGTAGTGTATATctgtttttctggaaataaagTGTGGTTGTGGAGAGGTGAAGACAAACTGACAAACTGGAAACCGTGTCCAAGAGTAAAACCTGCATTAGTGGATTTTTCAAAAGCCTGTTGGAGGTATTTGGAGTATTCTTGCAACATGCTTGCCTTATCATTCGAAGGTGTTTGGGTGCCTGGGCTCAAATTTTCTTCTTGAACCAATTCTGAGTGTTCTCCTGAGGTGTGTAAATCCACTCGCGGTTCCGTTATATTGAAAGGATCCTCTTTCTGGCTTTCTGATTTGTTGGAGTATTGATCCAAAATACTTTGTAAAACCTCATCAGGAATTCCAGACTTGTCATGACAAGACTTAATTTCAGCATTAAGAGCTGAGGAGTCAATAAGGGACAATGGGGTCTCATTGTCCAAAACACTGACACCTGCAGACTGAATGACGGACTGTTGGGAGACCATGTGTCCCACATTTATAGAAAAGGCACTGTTGCTGCTGGCAGTTGGtaaatatcttcttttctttgaaaactgcATGGCATCATCATAATTACTACTTATTTGACCTTGTTTGCCACTCGTACTTTGGAGAAGACTAATGGTCTCCACACTATTATTCGATACTATGCCAAGTGAGCCACTTGGTTTCCCAGACAAGGACTTCTGTCCAACTATGTCTGGTAATGGTGACACAAAATTAAGGTAGTTTTTATCTGTattctttctgcttccttttttaaagatcaattttGGCACCCTTTTCTGCAGTTCATCAATACCAGTGCCAATTATGCCTCCACTGGAAGACACAGTAGGCATTTCTACTGAGTAACTCTGCATgtttatattatttgaaatttgtGATTCATTTGTTTTACCAGTCTTATGTTCCTTATTTTCAACAGCTATGCTTTTTGACTTCGTTTTTCTCCTTGAAgaacttgtatttccctgagacAACACAGCCAGATTACCCATATTGTTATGGGTTGATGACCCAGGTTCTGCACTAGCGGCTCCTTTAGCTATGGCTTCACCACACGTGCGCCTGTGC
This portion of the Mustela lutreola isolate mMusLut2 chromosome 14, mMusLut2.pri, whole genome shotgun sequence genome encodes:
- the ZNF281 gene encoding zinc finger protein 281 → MKIGSGFLSGGGGTGSSGGSGSGGGGSGGGGSGSSSRRAEMEPTFPQGMVMFNHRLPPVTSFTRPAGSAAPPPQCVLSSSTSAAPAAEPPPPPAPDMTFKKEPAASAAAFPSQRTSWGFLQSLVSIKQEKPADPEEQQSHHHHHHHHYGGLFAGAEERSPGLGGGDGGSHGVIQDLSILHQHAQQQPAQHHRDVLLSSSSRTDDHHGNEEPKQDTNVKKAKRPKPESQGIKAKRKPSASSKPSLVGDGEGAILSPSQKPHICDHCSAAFRSSYHLRRHVLIHTGERPFQCSQCSMGFIQKYLLQRHEKIHSREKPFGCDQCSMKFIQKYHMERHKRTHSGEKPYKCDTCQQYFSRTDRLLKHRRTCGEAIAKGAASAEPGSSTHNNMGNLAVLSQGNTSSSRRKTKSKSIAVENKEHKTGKTNESQISNNINMQSYSVEMPTVSSSGGIIGTGIDELQKRVPKLIFKKGSRKNTDKNYLNFVSPLPDIVGQKSLSGKPSGSLGIVSNNSVETISLLQSTSGKQGQISSNYDDAMQFSKKRRYLPTASSNSAFSINVGHMVSQQSVIQSAGVSVLDNETPLSLIDSSALNAEIKSCHDKSGIPDEVLQSILDQYSNKSESQKEDPFNITEPRVDLHTSGEHSELVQEENLSPGTQTPSNDKASMLQEYSKYLQQAFEKSTNAGFTLGHGFQFVSLSSPLHNHTLFPEKQIYTTSPLECGFGQSVTSVLPSSLPKPPFGMLFGSQPGLYLSALDATHQQLTPSQELDDLIDSQKNLETSSAFQSSSQKLTSQKEQQKNLESSTSFQIPSQELASQIDPQKDIEPRTTYQIENFAQAFGSQFKSGSRVPMTFITNSNGEVDHRVRTSVSDFSGYTNMMSDVSEPCSTRVKTPTSQSYR